The proteins below are encoded in one region of Metabacillus dongyingensis:
- the kduI gene encoding 5-dehydro-4-deoxy-D-glucuronate isomerase, which produces MEIRYSTHPEHAKTFTTEQIREHYLIEALFEAGEIKLVYSMEDRAIVGGISPLEDVIALKGYDEIKADYFLERREVGIFNVGGSGKIKVDGDTYEMKTKDCLYVGMGKKELLFESDSAANPAKFYLFSAPAHKEYPTQQVAFNDIEGDRMGSNVNANDRVIKRMIHEEGIQSCQIAMGMTKLHAGSVWNSMPTHTHNRRMEVYLYFDLDEQDRMFHMMGEPDQTRHIVMKNEEAVISPPWSIHCGVATGSYTFIWAMAGENKTYRDMDAVSMNELR; this is translated from the coding sequence GTGGAAATTAGATATTCTACACATCCGGAGCACGCAAAAACTTTCACAACGGAACAGATTCGAGAACATTACCTGATTGAGGCGTTATTTGAAGCAGGAGAAATTAAGCTTGTTTACTCCATGGAGGACCGGGCTATTGTCGGCGGAATATCTCCTTTGGAAGATGTGATTGCTTTAAAGGGCTATGACGAGATTAAGGCAGATTATTTCCTGGAGCGCCGAGAAGTGGGGATATTCAATGTAGGCGGATCTGGAAAAATTAAAGTTGATGGTGATACATATGAAATGAAAACAAAGGATTGTTTGTATGTAGGAATGGGGAAGAAGGAACTGCTATTTGAAAGCGATTCCGCCGCAAATCCAGCGAAGTTTTATTTATTTTCTGCGCCGGCGCATAAAGAGTATCCGACTCAACAGGTCGCTTTTAATGACATTGAAGGAGATCGGATGGGCTCGAATGTGAATGCGAATGACCGGGTGATCAAGCGGATGATTCACGAGGAGGGCATTCAGAGCTGCCAGATTGCGATGGGAATGACGAAGCTTCATGCGGGAAGTGTGTGGAATTCGATGCCGACTCATACGCATAACCGCCGAATGGAAGTATATCTGTATTTTGATTTGGATGAGCAGGACAGAATGTTCCATATGATGGGGGAGCCCGATCAGACTCGTCATATTGTCATGAAGAATGAGGAGGCGGTCATTTCTCCTCCATGGTCCATTCATTGCGGTGTGGCAACGGGCAGCTACACGTTCATCTGGGCGATGGCCGGAGAGAACAAGACGTATCGGGATATGGATGCTGTAAGTATGAATGAACTGCGATAA
- a CDS encoding cytochrome P450: MIVPLGGSQLRNYIEFRKDPLLFLLKTHTQGDIVAINPHSKNTSYIIHSREAVKQILTVKEEYFEKGSSARTLGKTLGSGVLTSEGEEHRQQRKMMQPAFHKRKIAGYAETVTSMTQEMISSWESGETRPIHEDMMNLTLRIIVKTMFGVDLSPNTTHITKAVSEIIEKTAKSLLTPFPFPDFLPTAQNRNYKRGVKTLNELADYLMEEGMKKSSGDHLMSLLLETKYENGQSLSKKEIRDQIVTILIAGHETTANLLTWVFALLAKHPAAEERVLSELDFFGNGLKFENLKKLPYTNQVIQEVLRLYPSAWIMLREAKADAEILNETFKKGSIFLISPYVLHRNPAYFTSPEEFMPDRFSKEKKDQIPIYGYFPFGAGSRGCIGSQFAMMEAVLISAAVLKHFRLEFADEKRALMPEPLVSLRIKNGIHMTAVKR, encoded by the coding sequence ATGATTGTACCTTTAGGCGGAAGCCAGCTGCGGAACTATATAGAATTTCGAAAAGACCCTCTTCTTTTTCTTTTAAAAACCCATACACAAGGGGACATCGTTGCCATAAATCCTCATTCAAAGAATACATCTTACATAATCCATTCCAGAGAAGCTGTTAAGCAGATATTAACTGTAAAAGAAGAGTATTTTGAAAAAGGTTCTTCTGCACGGACACTTGGGAAAACACTTGGAAGCGGTGTTTTAACAAGCGAGGGCGAGGAGCATAGGCAGCAGAGGAAAATGATGCAGCCTGCCTTTCATAAACGAAAAATCGCCGGTTATGCAGAAACTGTAACCTCAATGACTCAGGAAATGATCAGCTCATGGGAATCCGGAGAAACCAGGCCAATTCATGAAGATATGATGAATCTGACGCTTCGGATCATCGTCAAAACAATGTTTGGAGTTGATCTTTCTCCAAATACGACTCATATTACTAAAGCAGTAAGCGAAATCATTGAAAAAACGGCAAAATCCTTGCTGACACCCTTTCCTTTCCCTGATTTTTTGCCTACTGCTCAAAATAGAAACTACAAAAGAGGAGTCAAAACACTGAATGAACTGGCTGATTATCTAATGGAAGAAGGAATGAAGAAGTCTTCAGGAGATCACCTTATGTCTTTGCTGCTTGAAACAAAATATGAGAACGGTCAATCATTATCGAAAAAAGAAATAAGAGATCAAATTGTCACGATATTAATTGCAGGACATGAAACGACTGCAAATTTATTAACGTGGGTCTTTGCCCTTCTTGCCAAACATCCCGCTGCTGAGGAAAGAGTGCTTAGTGAACTGGACTTTTTTGGCAACGGCTTAAAGTTTGAAAATCTAAAAAAATTGCCTTATACCAATCAAGTTATACAGGAAGTACTAAGACTTTATCCTTCTGCGTGGATTATGCTCAGGGAGGCAAAGGCGGATGCTGAAATCTTAAATGAGACATTTAAGAAAGGCTCCATCTTCCTGATCAGCCCTTACGTCCTGCACAGAAATCCAGCTTATTTCACTTCTCCGGAAGAATTTATGCCTGATCGTTTTTCAAAAGAAAAGAAAGATCAGATTCCGATATACGGATATTTTCCGTTTGGAGCAGGGTCAAGGGGATGCATAGGAAGCCAATTTGCCATGATGGAAGCTGTGCTGATCTCTGCAGCAGTCCTAAAGCATTTTCGGTTAGAGTTTGCGGATGAGAAGCGAGCTCTGATGCCAGAACCGCTTGTCTCTCTCCGCATCAAAAACGGGATTCATATGACTGCAGTAAAAAGATAG
- a CDS encoding IclR family transcriptional regulator — protein sequence MANVQSLERALTLLNKLSEYPEGIQISRLAEQVGLTKSTVHRLLATLTNMNYTIKDEETDKYKIGLQVLFLSRNLINNINVVTIAKPFLEKLCQEVNETIHLCIEDRGEVIYIDKIESNQTIRMYSRIGSRAPIYCTAVGKVLLSGMDKDKKNETISKMKFIPKTPTTITSKEEFLEEIEKVDSQGYALDNSENEASLMCIAFPIFDHNGKIIASFSVSGPNNRVTPELIETTLIGKMKQCSIEISRNLGYSG from the coding sequence ATGGCGAATGTTCAATCACTCGAACGGGCTCTCACATTATTAAACAAGCTCTCCGAATATCCAGAAGGCATCCAAATCTCGCGTTTAGCAGAGCAAGTTGGGCTAACTAAAAGTACAGTTCATAGATTGCTTGCCACTTTAACGAACATGAACTATACGATTAAAGATGAAGAAACTGACAAATACAAAATTGGGCTTCAAGTTCTTTTTCTTTCAAGGAACTTAATCAACAACATAAATGTTGTCACCATAGCAAAGCCTTTTCTGGAAAAACTATGCCAGGAAGTGAACGAAACGATTCATTTGTGCATAGAGGACCGCGGGGAAGTGATATACATTGATAAAATAGAAAGCAATCAGACCATCCGGATGTATTCCCGAATCGGCAGCCGCGCACCAATCTATTGTACCGCGGTAGGTAAAGTGCTGTTATCCGGTATGGATAAGGATAAAAAGAATGAAACAATTTCAAAAATGAAGTTTATTCCTAAAACTCCTACTACCATTACATCTAAGGAAGAATTCCTGGAAGAAATCGAAAAGGTAGATTCTCAAGGCTATGCCCTGGACAACTCAGAAAATGAAGCTTCGCTCATGTGCATCGCCTTCCCAATCTTTGACCATAATGGCAAAATCATTGCCAGCTTCAGTGTTTCCGGACCAAACAACCGTGTAACCCCTGAACTCATCGAAACTACACTGATTGGAAAAATGAAGCAGTGCAGCATTGAAATTTCAAGGAACCTTGGCTATAGCGGCTAG
- a CDS encoding alpha/beta fold hydrolase yields MKIEKYKVETPKGTLQYNISGNGKPNIVLINGGSGPIEGWMKILPAISESSSVFSYNRFGVGGSDKPKEIQDGITIVNTLREALTIVEFEPPFLLVGHSLGGLYANLYARLYPNEVAGIVFLESSHPKDINLNEYQGKAVKTINKMFTMFDTLSSHKQFNEVNFVKKTVNQIHQINTFPEIPVFVITGGQKHRMMPEEVRKKRLENQLELLSLSRNSKHIVAEKSGHFPQLSEPAVVIDSIKDCAEEINKTSHNLL; encoded by the coding sequence TTGAAAATAGAGAAATATAAAGTGGAAACACCTAAAGGGACGTTACAATATAATATTAGTGGAAACGGCAAACCAAATATAGTTTTGATTAACGGCGGATCGGGACCGATAGAGGGTTGGATGAAAATCCTGCCGGCAATTTCGGAATCATCATCAGTCTTTTCCTATAATCGTTTTGGTGTTGGCGGCAGCGATAAACCGAAAGAAATCCAAGACGGGATAACTATTGTTAACACTCTGCGTGAAGCATTAACAATAGTGGAATTTGAACCTCCATTCTTACTGGTTGGACATTCACTAGGCGGCTTATATGCTAATTTATATGCCCGACTTTACCCAAATGAAGTAGCAGGAATTGTTTTTTTAGAATCCAGCCACCCGAAAGATATAAACCTTAATGAATATCAAGGTAAGGCAGTAAAAACTATTAATAAGATGTTCACGATGTTTGATACTTTATCTTCACATAAACAATTTAATGAAGTTAACTTTGTGAAAAAAACTGTGAATCAAATTCACCAAATCAATACTTTTCCCGAAATACCTGTATTTGTAATTACAGGTGGACAAAAACATCGAATGATGCCAGAGGAAGTTCGAAAAAAACGACTTGAGAATCAATTGGAATTACTTTCATTGTCAAGAAACAGCAAACACATTGTCGCTGAAAAAAGTGGACATTTTCCGCAATTATCAGAACCAGCTGTAGTGATTGACTCAATCAAAGATTGTGCAGAAGAAATAAATAAAACAAGCCATAACCTACTCTAA
- a CDS encoding ParM/StbA family protein has translation MSNSRIAAIDVGNDAVKAIFGKYDSQLYIPNVIARDIEDRPVIGIEELDSKDPLDGIHIKVHSPALKENNAIYRVGHLATKSDNASELDPGSSKSEEDQTLVMLFASIALDAVKPENEKVFRRNNKVIDATYTLGTGLPLREAKEGKDVGYRSKLLGNVHQVEFLITPKYQGLKVNIKFDEVKVYPEGFAAYINLVMDKDLNIINKDLIDKRIIIQDIGGLSTDIAVIKNRNVDDDKAQGFNLGVVESLEAIREEIRTKHGVELDSRRDVVEIITKKTDRNHIYVRGSRTSVHDITDRILLDLAKKQYRHLRNVWQKNSQTEICYFVGGGAVVLKDYLKTLNNNLDGYNIDFFEDENESIWMMANAYYKLVFDFYRKSNKEKSSEDKKAATTK, from the coding sequence ATGAGTAATTCTAGAATCGCAGCAATCGATGTTGGAAATGATGCAGTAAAAGCAATTTTCGGAAAATACGACTCTCAACTATACATACCGAATGTCATTGCAAGAGACATTGAAGATCGCCCAGTCATTGGAATCGAAGAATTAGACAGCAAGGATCCGCTTGATGGAATCCATATTAAAGTTCACTCCCCTGCTTTAAAAGAAAATAATGCTATTTACCGTGTTGGGCACTTAGCTACAAAAAGCGACAATGCTTCTGAGCTTGATCCTGGCAGCAGCAAATCAGAAGAAGATCAAACGCTAGTTATGCTGTTTGCTTCAATTGCACTTGATGCAGTAAAACCTGAAAATGAAAAGGTGTTCCGCAGAAATAACAAAGTTATTGATGCAACATATACTCTTGGAACTGGACTCCCATTAAGAGAAGCAAAAGAAGGCAAGGATGTCGGTTACCGTTCTAAGCTTCTTGGAAATGTACATCAAGTTGAATTTTTGATTACTCCTAAATATCAGGGATTAAAAGTAAATATCAAATTTGACGAAGTGAAAGTATATCCTGAGGGATTTGCAGCTTATATCAACTTAGTGATGGACAAGGATTTAAACATCATCAATAAAGACTTGATTGATAAGCGCATCATCATCCAGGATATCGGCGGCCTTTCTACTGATATCGCAGTAATTAAAAACCGCAATGTAGATGACGATAAAGCACAGGGCTTTAACCTTGGCGTTGTAGAATCACTTGAAGCAATCCGTGAAGAGATCCGTACTAAGCATGGTGTTGAACTTGACAGCCGCCGTGATGTAGTGGAAATCATCACCAAGAAGACTGACCGCAATCATATCTATGTAAGAGGTAGCCGCACAAGCGTTCATGATATTACGGATCGCATTCTCTTAGATCTTGCGAAGAAGCAATATCGCCACCTGCGCAACGTTTGGCAAAAGAACTCACAAACTGAAATCTGCTATTTTGTCGGCGGAGGAGCCGTTGTTCTGAAAGATTACCTTAAAACGCTTAATAACAATCTTGACGGCTACAATATTGACTTCTTTGAAGATGAGAATGAAAGCATCTGGATGATGGCAAATGCTTATTATAAGCTCGTTTTTGACTTTTACCGCAAGTCAAACAAAGAAAAAAGCAGTGAAGATAAAAAAGCAGCTACTACCAAATAA
- the kdgT gene encoding 2-keto-3-deoxygluconate transporter, which produces MKIMKTIERIPGGLMLVPLFLGAIIHTLAPGSGEYFGSFTNGLMTGTVPILAVWFFCMGASINIKATGVVLRKSGTLVVTKIAVAWVVAIVASAFIPDGGIQSGLFAGLSVLALVAMMDMTNGGLYASIMQQYGTKEEAGAFVLMSLESGPLVTMLILGTTGLAAFEPQAFVGAVLPFLIGFILGNLDTDLREFFSRAVHVMIPFFGFALGSSIDLTVIAKTGLAGIILGILVIVVTGIPLMLADKFLGGGNGTAGLAASSTAGAAVANPMIIANIKPEFLPVAEAATALVAASVIVTSILVPILTAYWAQFMNKKNNRNKIILQGDKKASVL; this is translated from the coding sequence ATGAAAATTATGAAAACGATTGAACGAATTCCAGGCGGTTTAATGCTTGTCCCGTTATTCCTTGGTGCCATTATCCATACTCTGGCACCTGGATCTGGAGAGTATTTCGGTTCCTTTACCAACGGCCTGATGACAGGAACGGTGCCAATTTTGGCTGTTTGGTTCTTCTGTATGGGTGCGAGCATTAATATTAAAGCGACAGGTGTTGTGCTGCGGAAATCTGGGACGCTTGTAGTAACCAAAATTGCCGTTGCCTGGGTCGTGGCAATTGTGGCATCTGCTTTTATTCCGGATGGAGGCATTCAATCGGGGCTCTTCGCCGGTCTATCCGTTCTGGCACTAGTTGCGATGATGGATATGACGAATGGCGGCTTGTATGCTTCCATCATGCAGCAGTATGGAACGAAGGAAGAAGCGGGAGCATTTGTTTTAATGTCGCTTGAATCCGGACCGCTTGTTACGATGCTGATTCTAGGGACAACGGGCCTCGCTGCTTTTGAACCGCAGGCGTTTGTCGGGGCTGTTCTGCCATTCCTGATTGGGTTCATTCTTGGAAATCTCGATACCGATCTGCGTGAATTCTTCAGCAGAGCGGTGCATGTAATGATTCCGTTCTTTGGCTTTGCGTTAGGGAGTTCGATTGATTTAACGGTTATAGCAAAAACGGGTCTTGCTGGTATCATTCTGGGGATTTTAGTCATTGTGGTAACTGGCATCCCATTAATGCTTGCAGATAAATTCCTTGGCGGCGGAAATGGAACAGCAGGTCTTGCTGCATCAAGTACGGCGGGTGCCGCGGTAGCCAATCCAATGATTATCGCTAATATTAAGCCGGAATTCTTGCCAGTAGCAGAAGCAGCTACGGCGTTGGTAGCAGCCTCTGTAATTGTGACTTCTATATTAGTGCCGATTCTTACGGCCTACTGGGCTCAGTTTATGAATAAGAAAAATAACCGCAATAAAATAATTCTGCAGGGAGATAAGAAAGCTTCCGTGTTATAG
- a CDS encoding phosphotransferase, with amino-acid sequence MGNPWSPEQTVSESLAEKLITKDFPELHPVHAKLLGKGFDNTVFQVNGCYVFRFPRRQIAVDLLQTEERLLPMLPDMGIAIPVPIFSGSPGFDYKWPYLGYSFLPGQPPAELTEKQRASMAIPLAKFLKTLHAIPVDKALMAGVKYDCLGRLDMNKRIPMLNKTAEKLYSLRPESDTIKQLHKYAEMLVPIGEASEKCLVHGDLHLRNILVNEKGSLTGIIDWGDTHIGDSAIDLSAAYSLLPLEARSSFFEEYGQISEEASELARFKAVYTLAVLLIYGIDLEDWQLTRIIDKALKHAMS; translated from the coding sequence GTGGGAAATCCTTGGTCTCCAGAACAAACGGTATCAGAGTCCCTGGCGGAAAAGCTAATCACAAAAGATTTTCCCGAGCTTCACCCTGTTCATGCGAAACTGCTCGGAAAAGGATTTGACAATACGGTATTCCAAGTCAACGGATGTTATGTTTTCAGGTTCCCCCGCAGGCAGATTGCTGTCGATTTACTGCAAACAGAAGAGCGGCTTCTGCCCATGCTGCCTGACATGGGAATAGCGATACCAGTGCCTATTTTCAGCGGTTCCCCTGGATTTGACTATAAATGGCCATATCTTGGCTATTCTTTTCTGCCAGGCCAGCCTCCAGCTGAATTAACGGAAAAGCAGCGCGCCAGCATGGCCATTCCATTGGCAAAGTTTTTAAAAACCCTTCATGCAATTCCTGTGGATAAAGCACTGATGGCGGGAGTTAAGTATGATTGCCTCGGAAGACTTGATATGAACAAACGAATTCCGATGCTAAATAAAACTGCAGAAAAGCTGTACAGTCTTCGTCCGGAAAGTGATACTATCAAACAGCTGCATAAATATGCAGAGATGCTTGTCCCAATTGGTGAAGCATCTGAAAAGTGTCTAGTGCATGGAGACTTGCATCTTAGAAATATCTTAGTGAACGAAAAGGGTTCACTGACTGGCATCATTGACTGGGGAGATACTCATATTGGGGATTCTGCCATTGATTTGTCAGCTGCTTACAGCCTTCTTCCTTTAGAAGCAAGGTCCTCTTTTTTTGAAGAATACGGGCAAATAAGTGAAGAAGCGTCTGAATTAGCACGATTTAAAGCTGTTTATACCCTTGCCGTTCTCCTTATTTATGGCATCGATCTGGAGGACTGGCAGCTGACAAGAATTATTGATAAAGCATTAAAGCATGCGATGAGTTGA
- a CDS encoding aldo/keto reductase, protein MKPANLKDSVILSNGVKMPWMGLGVFKVKNGEEAVQSVKAAIKNGYRSVDTAAIYQNEESVGQAIKECGVPREELFITTKLWNSEQGYESTLNAFETSMNKLGLDYLDLYLIHWPGKDKYKETWKAFEKLYKERRVRAIGVSNFQIHHLEDLIAAAEIKPMVNQVEFHPHLTQKDLMAYCTKEEIRLEAWSPLKQGQLLNEPVIEKIAKKYNKSIAQVILRWDLHHEVITIPKSVKEQRIVENADIFDFELTSEEIAEIDGLNQDSRAGSHPDTMSVGFE, encoded by the coding sequence ATGAAACCAGCTAATTTAAAAGACAGCGTTATACTAAGCAATGGAGTGAAAATGCCATGGATGGGACTGGGTGTTTTTAAAGTAAAAAATGGAGAAGAAGCCGTTCAGTCCGTTAAAGCTGCCATCAAAAACGGATACAGAAGCGTGGATACAGCTGCGATATATCAAAATGAAGAAAGCGTCGGCCAGGCGATCAAGGAGTGCGGAGTTCCAAGGGAAGAATTGTTTATTACAACGAAGCTCTGGAACAGTGAGCAGGGATATGAATCCACATTGAATGCATTTGAGACAAGTATGAACAAACTTGGACTTGATTATCTTGATCTTTATTTAATCCACTGGCCTGGAAAAGACAAATATAAAGAAACATGGAAAGCATTCGAGAAACTTTACAAAGAAAGACGTGTACGTGCAATCGGCGTCAGCAATTTTCAGATTCATCACCTTGAGGATCTCATTGCTGCCGCTGAAATAAAACCGATGGTCAATCAGGTAGAGTTTCACCCTCATCTCACTCAAAAAGACCTTATGGCTTACTGCACAAAAGAAGAAATCAGACTCGAAGCATGGTCCCCCTTAAAGCAGGGCCAGCTGCTAAATGAACCTGTTATTGAAAAAATCGCTAAAAAATATAATAAATCGATTGCTCAAGTGATTTTACGCTGGGATCTCCATCATGAAGTCATCACGATCCCTAAATCCGTTAAAGAACAGCGGATTGTTGAAAATGCTGATATATTTGATTTCGAACTCACCTCAGAAGAAATTGCAGAAATCGATGGTCTAAATCAGGACAGCCGTGCCGGTTCACATCCTGATACGATGAGTGTAGGGTTTGAGTGA
- the kduD gene encoding 2-dehydro-3-deoxy-D-gluconate 5-dehydrogenase KduD produces the protein MSMKDFSLDYFNLTGQTAIVTGGNSGLGQAYAVALAKAGADLFIAARGANWGETRSLIKETGRKVHFFQADLSERKSVKQIVDGCMKVYGKIDILVNNAGTIRRAPLLEYTEEDWNAVMDVNLNSVYFLSQEAAKVMAGQKRGKIINIGSMLSFQGGKFIPPYTASKHGVAGLTKAFANELGAHNIQINAIAPGYVETANTAPIRADEQRNAEIISRIPAGRWASTSDLMGAVVFLASRASDYMNGHVLAVDGGWLAR, from the coding sequence ATGAGTATGAAGGATTTTTCATTGGATTATTTTAATCTGACAGGCCAGACAGCGATTGTGACAGGTGGAAATTCAGGACTTGGGCAGGCCTATGCGGTGGCACTTGCTAAAGCGGGGGCAGATTTATTCATTGCTGCCCGAGGTGCGAATTGGGGAGAGACAAGATCATTAATTAAAGAAACAGGCAGGAAGGTTCATTTCTTTCAGGCAGATCTGTCTGAAAGAAAGAGCGTGAAGCAAATAGTGGATGGGTGTATGAAGGTATACGGGAAGATTGATATTCTTGTCAACAATGCCGGAACGATCCGACGAGCTCCGCTGCTTGAATATACGGAAGAGGATTGGAATGCCGTGATGGATGTCAACTTGAACTCGGTGTACTTTTTGAGCCAGGAAGCGGCAAAGGTCATGGCCGGGCAGAAGCGGGGCAAGATCATTAATATCGGCTCAATGCTCTCCTTCCAGGGCGGCAAGTTTATTCCGCCTTACACGGCGAGCAAGCATGGAGTAGCGGGTCTTACGAAAGCGTTTGCGAATGAATTAGGGGCACATAATATCCAAATCAACGCCATTGCTCCTGGGTATGTCGAGACGGCGAATACTGCCCCAATTCGTGCTGATGAGCAGCGGAATGCAGAAATTATTTCTCGTATCCCGGCAGGAAGATGGGCATCAACCTCGGATTTGATGGGGGCTGTCGTCTTTTTAGCAAGCAGGGCTTCTGACTACATGAATGGGCATGTTCTGGCAGTTGATGGCGGCTGGCTCGCACGGTAA
- a CDS encoding DEAD/DEAH box helicase — MRRMTFSALGISDRLNKALKHQGISSPTQIQEKAIPAVLKGEDIIAKAQTGTGKTLAFVLPILEKINTEDKEVQALIITPTRELAIQITAEIKKITDRLNEAGVLAIYGGQDVERQIKKLGRGIHIAVGTPGRILDHIRRETIDLSKVSTLVLDEADQMLQAGFQKDIEEIIAQTFDSRQTLLFSATITNKVRDLSRQYMTNPKDITVQEKQITVEKITQLVVETNDRAKQAALFRFLDEQRPFLAIIFCRTKIRAGRLFDAMKARKYAAEELHGDLSQAKREKVMKLFREAKIQYLIATDVAARGLDVEGVTHVYNYDMPLDAETYIHRIGRTGRAGDEGVAVTFAAPKDMDDLHTIEKGIALKLPRQKIEIPSSEYTSQPKNKDQVYRPEKAKRGSQSNRGKVPRRPR, encoded by the coding sequence ATGAGAAGAATGACGTTTTCAGCATTAGGAATTTCCGATAGATTAAATAAAGCACTAAAGCACCAAGGTATTTCAAGCCCTACTCAAATTCAGGAGAAAGCAATTCCTGCTGTCCTTAAAGGTGAGGATATTATAGCGAAAGCCCAGACAGGAACGGGAAAGACGCTTGCATTTGTTTTGCCGATTCTTGAAAAAATCAACACGGAGGATAAAGAAGTCCAGGCGCTGATTATTACTCCGACCAGAGAGCTTGCCATCCAAATCACGGCAGAAATAAAGAAGATTACAGACAGACTGAATGAGGCAGGAGTTCTTGCCATTTATGGAGGCCAGGATGTGGAGCGTCAGATTAAAAAACTGGGTCGCGGCATTCACATTGCTGTAGGGACACCGGGACGCATCCTGGATCACATAAGGAGGGAGACAATTGATCTTTCAAAAGTATCCACTCTTGTCCTTGATGAAGCTGATCAAATGCTTCAGGCAGGCTTCCAGAAAGATATTGAAGAAATTATAGCCCAAACCTTCGATTCCAGACAGACACTGCTGTTTTCAGCAACAATCACAAATAAAGTCAGAGACTTGTCCAGGCAATATATGACAAATCCCAAAGATATTACAGTTCAGGAAAAGCAGATTACTGTTGAAAAAATTACACAGCTTGTAGTTGAAACGAACGACAGGGCTAAGCAGGCGGCTCTTTTTCGCTTTTTAGACGAGCAGCGTCCCTTCCTTGCGATTATCTTTTGCAGGACAAAAATAAGGGCAGGCAGACTGTTTGATGCAATGAAGGCTCGGAAGTATGCAGCAGAAGAGCTCCACGGCGATTTATCACAGGCAAAAAGAGAAAAGGTAATGAAACTATTTCGCGAAGCCAAAATTCAATATTTGATTGCCACAGACGTAGCAGCACGAGGACTAGATGTAGAAGGGGTGACCCATGTCTATAACTATGATATGCCTCTCGATGCAGAAACATATATTCACCGGATTGGAAGAACGGGAAGAGCCGGTGATGAAGGAGTGGCTGTAACATTTGCCGCGCCAAAAGATATGGACGACCTCCATACCATTGAAAAGGGGATTGCGCTAAAGCTTCCGAGACAAAAGATTGAAATTCCCTCTTCCGAATACACATCTCAGCCCAAAAACAAAGATCAGGTTTACCGTCCTGAAAAAGCAAAAAGAGGATCACAATCCAATCGCGGAAAAGTACCAAGAAGGCCAAGGTAA
- a CDS encoding GNAT family N-acetyltransferase: MTSFPQLETNRLRLRSIESSDAVKLYDYFSNKEVTRYYGMNSFKTLEEAESLINTFQIGYQSNKLIRWGIELKETNELIGTCGFHAVSKKYKRAEIGYEISHLHWHKGYASEAIKAVLAFGFKEMELIRIGAVVMLENSPSRSVLLRLGFKEEGRLRNYIIQDHMPCDVIMHSLLEEEWKKSSFS, encoded by the coding sequence ATGACATCATTTCCACAATTAGAAACGAACCGTTTACGGCTAAGAAGTATTGAGAGTTCTGACGCTGTGAAATTGTATGATTATTTCTCAAACAAAGAGGTAACAAGGTATTATGGAATGAATTCTTTTAAAACATTAGAGGAAGCAGAGTCCCTGATTAATACGTTTCAAATCGGCTATCAATCAAATAAACTCATACGCTGGGGCATTGAGCTCAAAGAAACAAATGAACTGATTGGAACATGCGGATTTCACGCAGTGTCAAAGAAGTACAAACGAGCTGAAATAGGCTATGAAATCTCTCATCTGCATTGGCACAAAGGCTATGCATCAGAGGCCATTAAGGCCGTACTTGCTTTTGGATTTAAGGAGATGGAGCTAATCCGAATCGGAGCGGTGGTTATGCTTGAGAATTCCCCTTCTAGAAGCGTTCTTCTGCGTTTAGGCTTTAAAGAGGAAGGAAGGCTAAGGAATTATATTATCCAGGATCATATGCCATGCGATGTTATCATGCATTCTCTCCTTGAGGAAGAATGGAAAAAAAGCAGCTTCAGTTGA
- a CDS encoding YwbE family protein: MNGQNREHIKPGTPVQIVLKQDQRSGKLTGGVVKDILTKSAFHPHGIKVRLQDGQVGRVKSIDAP; the protein is encoded by the coding sequence ATGAACGGTCAAAACCGCGAACATATTAAACCTGGTACGCCTGTTCAGATTGTCCTGAAGCAGGATCAGCGATCAGGAAAGCTTACGGGCGGTGTTGTAAAAGATATTCTGACAAAATCTGCTTTTCACCCTCACGGAATAAAAGTGCGACTTCAGGATGGTCAAGTAGGCCGAGTAAAATCAATTGATGCTCCTTAA